A window of Amycolatopsis australiensis contains these coding sequences:
- a CDS encoding glycosyltransferase yields MTALAIAAALLGAVFFALAATRQHAEVASLGAGRGPALRTLARLLRSRRWWTGTGLAAGGSLLHLAALSLAPLPVVQPLGVLSLVLTVLFGRRVRDRRVLVALALVVAGVGGFVALATSATTGAVTAGTAQVVALTGFAVAAGAWFTRAGCAVLASAAAVLFGLGSAVVHAAAAQPAGSAVLLGGQALLLLGAGGVLLHRAYAAGSAAVVVGTATVLDPLTAVAVGALAYGETPRPAAVVAAAVAVAGVRVLAGTVPPTRTEEIPVPPSSGLRVLIGADTFPPDINGAAFFAARLARGLARRGHDVHVVCPSTRGRAGTEQRDGYTVHRLRSRPIPFHGGYRFCTPGAASRAAGPLLERLRPDVVHVQAHFGVGRALLAAAAARGIPGMATNHFMPDNLLGYTPFPRRVKETLARWAWRDLKRVYRHARLVTTPTPRAAEVLAGIGLGRPVEVVSCGIDLAHYAAPARPDGEPMSVLFVGRLDAEKNVDQLLRALAPLPHVRADLVGDGTRRADLESLAAQLGIEDRVTFHGFVPDAQLVRRYAEADVFCMPGTAELQSLATMEAMAAGLPVIAADAVALPHLVHDGVNGHLFTPGAITTISRHLAELAADPPARARMGEQSRALVARHDIDGVLSAFETQYRVLLGLPTRPAVSEAA; encoded by the coding sequence ATGACCGCCCTAGCGATCGCCGCCGCCCTGCTCGGTGCCGTGTTCTTCGCCCTCGCCGCCACCCGGCAACACGCCGAAGTCGCCAGCCTCGGCGCCGGTCGCGGCCCCGCCCTGCGCACCCTCGCCCGCCTGCTGCGCTCACGCCGCTGGTGGACCGGCACCGGGCTGGCCGCCGGCGGCAGCCTGCTCCACCTGGCCGCCCTGTCGCTGGCCCCGCTTCCCGTCGTGCAGCCGCTCGGTGTGCTCAGCCTCGTGCTCACCGTCCTTTTCGGACGCCGCGTCCGCGACCGCCGGGTCCTCGTCGCGCTCGCGCTCGTCGTGGCCGGTGTCGGCGGATTCGTCGCGCTCGCCACCTCCGCCACCACCGGCGCGGTCACCGCAGGCACCGCCCAGGTCGTCGCCCTGACCGGGTTCGCCGTCGCCGCCGGTGCCTGGTTCACCCGCGCCGGTTGTGCCGTGCTCGCCTCCGCCGCCGCCGTCCTCTTCGGACTCGGGTCCGCCGTCGTGCACGCCGCGGCCGCTCAGCCCGCCGGTTCCGCCGTGCTGCTCGGCGGGCAGGCGCTGCTCCTGCTCGGCGCCGGTGGCGTGCTCCTGCACCGCGCCTACGCCGCCGGGTCCGCGGCCGTCGTCGTCGGCACCGCCACCGTCCTCGACCCGCTCACCGCCGTCGCCGTCGGTGCGCTCGCCTACGGCGAAACGCCCCGCCCCGCGGCCGTCGTCGCCGCGGCCGTCGCTGTCGCCGGCGTGCGCGTGCTCGCCGGGACCGTCCCGCCCACCCGAACCGAGGAGATCCCCGTGCCCCCGTCGTCCGGCCTTCGCGTCCTGATCGGCGCCGACACCTTCCCGCCCGACATCAACGGCGCCGCCTTCTTCGCCGCGCGCCTGGCCCGTGGCCTCGCCCGCCGCGGCCACGACGTCCACGTCGTCTGTCCGTCCACGCGCGGCCGCGCCGGCACCGAGCAGCGCGACGGCTACACCGTCCACCGGCTCCGGTCACGGCCCATCCCGTTCCACGGCGGCTACCGCTTCTGCACGCCGGGTGCCGCGAGCCGGGCCGCCGGGCCGCTGCTGGAGCGGTTGCGTCCGGACGTCGTGCACGTCCAGGCCCACTTCGGCGTCGGCCGCGCCCTGCTCGCGGCGGCGGCCGCGCGCGGCATCCCCGGGATGGCCACCAACCACTTCATGCCGGACAACCTGCTCGGCTACACGCCGTTCCCGCGCCGCGTCAAGGAAACGCTCGCGCGCTGGGCGTGGCGGGATCTCAAGCGCGTCTACCGCCACGCCCGCCTGGTCACCACGCCCACTCCGCGCGCGGCCGAGGTGCTCGCCGGGATCGGGCTCGGCCGCCCGGTCGAGGTCGTCTCCTGCGGCATCGACCTCGCCCACTACGCCGCCCCCGCGCGCCCGGACGGCGAGCCGATGTCCGTGCTGTTCGTCGGCCGCCTCGACGCGGAGAAGAACGTCGACCAGCTGCTGCGCGCGCTCGCCCCGCTGCCGCACGTCCGCGCGGACCTCGTCGGCGACGGCACCCGCCGGGCCGACCTCGAGTCCCTCGCCGCGCAGCTGGGCATCGAAGACCGCGTGACGTTCCACGGCTTCGTCCCCGACGCCCAGCTCGTTCGCCGCTACGCCGAGGCCGACGTCTTCTGCATGCCTGGGACGGCCGAGCTGCAGAGCCTCGCCACGATGGAGGCGATGGCGGCCGGGCTGCCCGTGATCGCCGCCGACGCCGTCGCGCTGCCCCACTTGGTGCACGACGGCGTCAACGGCCACCTCTTCACCCCCGGCGCGATCACGACGATCTCGCGCCACCTCGCCGAACTGGCCGCCGACCCGCCGGCGCGGGCCCGGATGGGCGAGCAGTCCCGCGCCCTCGTCGCCCGTCACGACATCGACGGCGTGCTGAGCGCGTTCGAGACGCAGTACCGGGTCCTGCTCGGGCTACCCACCCGCCCCGCGGTCAGCGAAGCCGCTTAG
- a CDS encoding alpha/beta hydrolase produces MKRRFGLVSMLVTALLAGGLVPSAEATEAGHHTGQLPDGASWVADVPDAWNGTIILYSHGFGPLTAQDAPDAATASALLAGGYALVGSSYSGPSWWALESAVGDQFAALAALEAEIGPAKRTIAWGTSMGGLVSAREAEDPHRRVDAALTTCGLVAGALNLNDYQLHGEYALSHLLAPERAIKLVRYAGQDEAAAAAAALAQVTGDAQATPAGRARIALAAALMNVPTWYTGSAPPAPRDYETQETHQEQTLAGFVLGFVVTGRRQIELAAGGNSAATRGTDYRQLLARSSHARQVGELYRRAGLDLDTDLAKLTRDADITADPGAVATLARTSMPTGRLRVPELDVHTVADQLVPVEQENWYARRVAEAGAGPLLRQAFVEGTGHCAFQPAETIAALHALEARVSTGRWGDVAEPERLNAAAGTGRYVRFAVPPLVGAIG; encoded by the coding sequence GTGAAACGCCGTTTCGGATTGGTCTCGATGCTGGTCACCGCGCTTCTCGCCGGCGGTCTCGTGCCGTCCGCCGAAGCCACCGAAGCCGGCCACCACACCGGGCAGCTGCCCGACGGCGCGAGCTGGGTGGCCGACGTCCCGGACGCGTGGAACGGCACGATCATCCTCTACAGCCACGGGTTCGGGCCGCTCACCGCGCAGGACGCGCCGGACGCGGCCACGGCGTCGGCGCTGCTCGCCGGCGGCTACGCCCTCGTCGGGTCGTCCTACTCGGGGCCGTCCTGGTGGGCGCTGGAGTCCGCGGTCGGCGACCAATTCGCCGCGCTGGCCGCCCTCGAAGCCGAAATCGGTCCCGCGAAGCGCACCATCGCGTGGGGGACGTCGATGGGCGGGCTGGTCAGCGCCCGGGAGGCGGAGGACCCGCACCGCCGCGTCGACGCCGCGCTGACGACGTGCGGGCTCGTCGCGGGCGCGCTGAACCTCAACGACTATCAGCTGCACGGCGAATACGCGCTGTCCCACCTGCTCGCGCCCGAGCGGGCGATCAAGCTGGTGCGCTACGCCGGTCAGGACGAGGCCGCCGCCGCGGCCGCCGCACTGGCGCAGGTGACCGGCGACGCCCAGGCCACCCCGGCGGGCCGGGCGCGGATCGCGCTCGCCGCCGCGTTGATGAACGTGCCCACCTGGTACACCGGCTCCGCGCCGCCCGCGCCCCGGGACTACGAAACCCAGGAGACGCACCAGGAACAGACGCTCGCCGGGTTCGTGCTCGGGTTCGTCGTGACCGGCCGCCGGCAGATCGAGCTGGCCGCGGGCGGCAACAGCGCCGCCACCCGCGGCACCGACTACCGGCAGCTGCTGGCCCGCAGCAGCCACGCCCGGCAGGTCGGCGAGCTGTACCGGCGCGCGGGCCTGGACCTCGACACCGACCTGGCGAAGCTCACTCGCGACGCGGACATCACGGCCGACCCGGGCGCGGTGGCCACGCTCGCGAGGACGTCGATGCCGACCGGCCGCCTGCGGGTGCCCGAGCTGGACGTCCACACCGTCGCCGACCAGCTCGTGCCGGTGGAGCAGGAGAACTGGTACGCGCGCCGGGTGGCCGAGGCGGGGGCCGGGCCGCTGCTGCGGCAGGCTTTCGTCGAAGGCACCGGGCATTGCGCCTTCCAGCCGGCGGAGACGATCGCCGCCCTGCACGCCCTCGAAGCCCGCGTCTCGACCGGCCGCTGGGGTGACGTCGCCGAACCGGAGCGGCTCAACGCCGCGGCCGGCACCGGGCGGTACGTGCGGTTCGCGGTGCCGCCGCTGGTGGGCGCGATCGGCTAA
- a CDS encoding MFS transporter, whose translation MAENLRSRAQLRRAVLSSYFGSVIEYYDFLLYATASAVVFNKVFFSNLDPVVGTIASLGTFTTGYLARPIGGIVFGHFGDLLGRKRMLVITMSMMGVGSALIGLLPTYAQIGVWAPILLVVLRVLQGVAVGGEWGGAVLMSAEHATSRRGLWAGFTNAGAPSGMVVSTLLLTLMGAVTTDAQFLAWGWRVPFLLSVVLLAIGLFIRLKVTETPVFAAARGPAGIPLLEVLRRHPKNLLLAIGVGFGAFVAQGTLTTYVLSYAVQAGFPRQTVLNAITVSSVGAVIGIIGYSALSDRVGRRPVVIGGALATGVVAFLLFPLIDSGSAALLTLAVVLGQSVAHPAMYGPLAALCTELFGTRTRYTGASLGYQVAGLGAGIGPVVFAAVAGAGTGVISAVIAGCCLVTVLCVLVLRESHRDDLAEPAVARAVEVER comes from the coding sequence ATGGCGGAAAACCTCCGATCGCGGGCGCAGCTGCGCCGCGCGGTGCTGTCCAGCTACTTCGGCAGCGTGATCGAGTACTACGACTTCCTGCTCTACGCCACGGCTTCGGCGGTGGTGTTCAACAAGGTCTTCTTCTCGAACCTGGATCCGGTGGTCGGCACGATCGCCAGCCTGGGCACGTTCACCACCGGCTACCTGGCGCGGCCGATCGGCGGGATCGTCTTCGGGCACTTCGGCGACCTGCTGGGCCGCAAGCGGATGCTCGTGATCACGATGTCGATGATGGGCGTCGGGAGCGCGCTGATCGGGCTCCTGCCCACGTACGCGCAGATCGGCGTCTGGGCCCCGATCCTGCTGGTCGTGCTGCGCGTGCTGCAGGGCGTCGCGGTCGGCGGCGAATGGGGCGGCGCGGTGCTGATGTCGGCCGAGCACGCCACCAGCCGCCGCGGGCTGTGGGCCGGCTTCACCAACGCCGGCGCGCCCAGCGGGATGGTGGTTTCCACGCTGCTGCTCACGCTGATGGGCGCGGTCACCACCGACGCGCAGTTCCTCGCGTGGGGCTGGCGCGTGCCGTTCCTGCTCAGCGTCGTGCTGCTGGCCATCGGCCTGTTCATCCGGCTGAAGGTCACCGAGACGCCGGTCTTCGCCGCCGCCCGCGGACCGGCCGGCATCCCGCTGCTGGAGGTGCTGCGCCGCCACCCGAAGAACCTGCTGCTGGCGATCGGCGTCGGGTTCGGTGCCTTCGTCGCGCAGGGCACGCTCACCACGTACGTCCTGTCCTACGCCGTGCAGGCGGGCTTCCCGCGCCAGACCGTGCTCAACGCGATCACGGTGTCCTCGGTCGGCGCGGTGATCGGCATCATCGGCTACTCGGCGCTGTCCGACCGCGTCGGACGCCGTCCCGTCGTCATCGGCGGGGCGCTGGCCACCGGCGTCGTCGCGTTCCTGCTGTTCCCGTTGATCGACAGCGGCTCGGCCGCGCTGCTGACGCTCGCGGTCGTGCTCGGCCAGTCGGTCGCGCACCCGGCGATGTACGGGCCGCTGGCCGCGCTGTGCACGGAGCTGTTCGGCACCCGCACCCGCTACACCGGCGCGTCGCTCGGCTACCAGGTCGCCGGGCTCGGCGCGGGCATCGGTCCCGTGGTGTTCGCGGCCGTCGCCGGCGCGGGCACCGGCGTGATCTCCGCGGTGATCGCGGGCTGTTGCCTCGTCACCGTGCTGTGCGTGCTCGTCCTGCGCGAAAGCCATCGCGACGACCTGGCCGAGCCGGCCGTCGCCCGAGCCGTGGAGGTCGAACGGTGA
- a CDS encoding PaaX family transcriptional regulator, whose translation MTDLAEPAAAEGVGADTPRPQTLLLTFLGGHVLDRGIHVATASVLDVLDRVGVSEHATRSTLSRMARRGLLHRVRRGRHVYVGLTERSRAILHDGERRIWHAGAVNRQWDGTWTLLGFSMPESWQRQRHALRSRLLWSGFGSLQGGLWIAPGRVDPAPLLDGLGADGHVKVFQARTLAPTEVAEIVREAWDIEELAGHYRAFLARWQNPTTQAADSLARDLLLESDWLQTIRTDPRLPREHLPADWPAEPAQELFYALSTELKPAAHTIAASILDTITDEQADED comes from the coding sequence GTGACCGATCTGGCCGAACCCGCCGCCGCCGAAGGCGTCGGCGCCGACACGCCGCGTCCCCAGACGCTGCTGCTCACGTTCCTCGGCGGCCACGTCCTCGACCGCGGGATCCACGTGGCCACCGCGAGCGTGCTGGACGTGCTGGACCGGGTCGGCGTCTCCGAGCACGCCACCCGTTCGACGCTCAGCCGCATGGCGCGCCGCGGCCTGCTGCACCGGGTGCGCCGCGGCCGGCACGTGTACGTCGGCCTGACCGAGCGATCGCGGGCGATCCTGCACGACGGCGAGCGCCGGATCTGGCACGCCGGGGCGGTCAACCGGCAGTGGGACGGAACGTGGACGCTGCTCGGGTTTTCGATGCCCGAGTCGTGGCAGCGCCAGCGGCACGCCCTGCGTTCCCGCCTGCTGTGGTCGGGGTTCGGCAGCCTCCAGGGCGGCCTGTGGATCGCGCCGGGCCGGGTCGACCCGGCCCCGCTGCTCGACGGCCTCGGCGCCGACGGTCACGTGAAGGTGTTCCAGGCCCGCACGCTGGCACCCACCGAGGTGGCCGAGATCGTGCGCGAGGCGTGGGACATCGAGGAGCTGGCCGGCCACTACCGAGCATTCCTGGCCCGCTGGCAGAACCCGACGACCCAGGCGGCGGACAGCCTCGCCCGCGACCTGCTGCTGGAGTCGGACTGGCTGCAGACGATCCGCACGGACCCCCGGCTGCCCCGGGAGCACCTGCCGGCCGACTGGCCGGCCGAGCCGGCACAGGAGCTGTTCTACGCGCTGAGCACGGAGCTGAAACCGGCCGCACACACGATCGCGGCGAGCATCCTCGACACGATCACCGACGAGCAGGCGGACGAAGACTGA
- a CDS encoding UBP-type zinc finger domain-containing protein — protein MDGVDPSVPPSGTGCADCEAADPRGWWFHLRRCAGCGHVGCCDSSPGQHASAHAAATGHRFVRSFEPGEEWFWDYGEQVMYESGPELAGPQHRPLTQTAPGPADRVPEDWTQRLHQ, from the coding sequence GTGGACGGTGTAGATCCCTCGGTGCCCCCCAGTGGCACGGGCTGCGCGGACTGCGAGGCCGCGGACCCGCGAGGCTGGTGGTTCCACCTGCGGCGCTGTGCCGGCTGCGGCCATGTCGGCTGCTGCGATTCCTCGCCTGGCCAGCATGCCAGCGCCCATGCCGCTGCGACCGGGCATCGGTTCGTGCGCAGTTTCGAGCCGGGTGAGGAGTGGTTCTGGGACTACGGCGAGCAGGTGATGTACGAATCCGGTCCCGAGCTGGCCGGGCCGCAGCACCGGCCGCTCACGCAGACCGCGCCGGGGCCTGCCGACCGGGTTCCTGAGGACTGGACGCAGCGCCTGCACCAGTGA
- a CDS encoding CHAT domain-containing protein, producing MAIRGMDADDPIVQLSGRIAARANGNDPRAALDPRLLDDVATLRRLISERGGRRQARRVLSLLADYTAACVHFARHRHLGAADGERDLLAAIELFRPVHEYLPEYVPWSVRSLLGHRAEVVGGTIVERAETLARDGVRLAEAAAAEHDRGKLGHAVAMLREAVDDTPPGHPLRGQRLSSLCAGLVARHELIGDERDAAGAVAAAREAAAATRPDSPFYASTLYRLGAVLRARANATGDQPTADEAIETLERAAAAMPGDHPDRAGCLRELGLLRALRSVTTRDAAAMDRAVGSLREAVAAAGEAGPGRLEQFGFVLVLAHQRTGDRRHITEAVAVFRRAVGLAPDPERPRYQAGLASACRLRFASTREPAAIEEAVAVSRAALSAARSAAQRVSALGELGSALTDRAAVTGDVSDLHAAVDALRQAIAADPGEAPWRSALGSALLALHLATGDDACLDEAIRSARAAVVASPPEDPMRPLRQNLLGRTLWHRGDRTGDREALAEAITTLDAAAEQLPDDHPLQLTVRTNLGAAFGALYRQTREADALHQSVAAFRWVADRMPEDHVKRGSYLGNLGGARYETYLRTGDRAERDAAIGILAEAVRHRNGQDPPAFLSNLAAALMDRHDETGSAADLDLAADAARRAVTLLADDHPTRCVALTSLGRTHLARHRAGRDPAQLDQALELLSAAAAMPTAPAEARILAARQCGDAALGAGKAEAALAALTTAVEQLPLVSGRQLSRPDQELQLARHHGLASDAAASAIAAGRPERAVELLEAGRAILHARVLESRGDLADLRARAPELARRFAELRDDPALAGSAAAAPDAGGPEFADRLDTRHELAREWAELVRTVRTEHGGAGLFRPPRLDELVPAAADGPVVMINVSRYRCDALAVTASGVRAIPLPGLASATLAERAAGFVGALGIACGGAPTAAARDAAEETISATITWLRDTVTQPVLAAFDAPVPRIWWSPTSLLSFLPLHAAVTGETVSSYTPTVGALLRARGRRQAPIRRGLVVALPNTPGLARLPGVTRERDLLTELFPETVVLRGPQATRAGVLRELPAHEWVHLACHGRNDVMRPSSSNVRLWDGPLSVQDLAALDTERGVLAVLTACETAQGGALLADEALHIGAAFHLAGYPHVIATLWSAHDAASAELTEAFYRGLGGSAASGLDATRSATALHAAVRQLRDRYPDRPSRWAPYLHVGP from the coding sequence ATGGCCATTCGGGGAATGGACGCCGACGACCCCATCGTGCAGCTTTCCGGCCGGATCGCCGCCCGCGCGAACGGGAACGACCCGCGGGCCGCCCTCGATCCGCGCCTCCTGGACGACGTCGCCACGCTGCGGCGGCTGATCTCCGAGCGCGGAGGCCGCCGCCAGGCGCGCCGGGTCCTGTCCCTCCTCGCCGACTACACCGCCGCATGCGTGCACTTCGCTCGCCACCGGCACCTCGGCGCGGCCGACGGCGAGCGGGACCTCCTCGCCGCGATCGAGCTGTTCCGCCCGGTCCACGAGTACCTGCCCGAGTACGTGCCCTGGTCCGTCCGGAGCCTGCTCGGCCACCGGGCGGAAGTCGTCGGCGGGACGATCGTCGAACGGGCCGAAACCCTGGCCAGGGACGGCGTCCGGCTCGCCGAAGCCGCCGCGGCCGAGCACGACCGGGGGAAGCTCGGCCACGCCGTCGCCATGCTGCGCGAGGCGGTCGACGACACGCCTCCCGGACACCCGCTGCGCGGTCAGCGGCTGAGCAGCCTGTGCGCCGGGCTGGTGGCACGGCACGAGCTGATCGGCGACGAGCGGGACGCGGCCGGCGCGGTGGCCGCCGCCCGCGAGGCCGCCGCCGCCACCCGGCCGGACTCGCCGTTCTACGCGAGCACCCTGTACCGCCTCGGCGCCGTCCTGCGGGCGCGCGCGAACGCCACCGGGGACCAGCCGACCGCGGACGAAGCGATCGAGACGCTGGAGCGGGCGGCCGCGGCGATGCCCGGCGACCACCCGGACCGCGCCGGCTGCCTGCGCGAGCTGGGCCTGCTCCGCGCGCTGCGGTCCGTGACCACGCGGGACGCGGCCGCCATGGACCGTGCCGTCGGCAGCCTCCGCGAGGCCGTCGCCGCGGCGGGTGAAGCCGGCCCGGGCCGGCTCGAGCAGTTCGGGTTCGTCCTCGTGCTGGCGCACCAGCGCACCGGCGACCGGCGGCACATCACGGAGGCTGTCGCCGTGTTCCGCCGCGCGGTCGGCCTCGCGCCCGACCCGGAACGTCCCCGCTACCAGGCCGGGTTGGCTTCGGCCTGCCGCCTGCGGTTCGCGAGCACGCGGGAACCGGCCGCCATCGAGGAGGCCGTGGCCGTGTCCCGGGCCGCGCTGAGCGCGGCCCGTTCGGCGGCGCAGCGCGTGTCGGCCCTCGGCGAGCTGGGGTCGGCGCTGACCGACCGGGCAGCGGTCACGGGCGACGTGTCCGACCTGCACGCGGCGGTGGACGCGTTGCGCCAGGCCATCGCCGCGGACCCGGGCGAAGCCCCCTGGCGGTCGGCGCTGGGCTCGGCGCTGCTCGCGCTGCACCTGGCCACCGGCGACGACGCGTGCCTCGACGAGGCGATCCGGTCCGCGCGGGCGGCCGTGGTGGCCAGCCCGCCCGAAGATCCGATGCGCCCGCTGCGGCAGAACCTGCTGGGGCGGACGCTGTGGCACCGCGGGGACCGCACCGGCGACCGGGAGGCGCTCGCCGAAGCGATCACGACACTCGACGCGGCGGCCGAGCAGCTGCCCGACGACCACCCGCTGCAGCTCACCGTCCGGACCAACCTGGGTGCCGCGTTCGGGGCGCTGTACCGGCAGACACGGGAAGCCGACGCGCTCCACCAGTCGGTCGCCGCCTTCCGGTGGGTGGCCGACCGGATGCCGGAGGACCACGTCAAGCGCGGCTCGTACCTCGGCAACCTCGGCGGCGCCCGCTACGAGACGTACCTGCGCACCGGGGACCGGGCCGAACGCGACGCGGCGATCGGCATCCTCGCCGAGGCCGTCCGGCACCGGAACGGCCAGGACCCGCCGGCGTTCCTGTCGAACCTGGCCGCCGCGTTGATGGACCGCCACGACGAGACCGGCTCCGCGGCCGACCTCGACCTCGCCGCCGACGCGGCCCGCCGCGCGGTCACCCTGCTCGCGGACGACCATCCGACGCGCTGCGTCGCGCTCACGTCGCTGGGCCGGACGCACCTGGCCCGCCACCGCGCCGGCCGCGACCCGGCGCAGCTGGACCAGGCGCTCGAACTGCTCAGCGCGGCCGCGGCGATGCCGACCGCACCCGCCGAAGCCCGGATCCTCGCCGCCCGCCAGTGCGGTGACGCGGCACTCGGCGCCGGGAAGGCGGAGGCGGCGCTCGCCGCGTTGACGACCGCGGTCGAGCAGCTGCCGCTGGTGAGCGGACGGCAGCTCAGCCGGCCCGACCAGGAGCTCCAGCTGGCCCGTCACCACGGCCTGGCCTCCGACGCGGCCGCGTCGGCCATCGCCGCCGGCCGGCCGGAGCGGGCCGTCGAGCTGCTCGAAGCGGGACGGGCGATCCTGCACGCCCGCGTGCTGGAGAGCCGCGGCGATCTCGCGGACCTGCGGGCCCGCGCGCCGGAGCTGGCCCGCCGGTTCGCCGAGTTGCGGGACGACCCGGCGCTGGCCGGGTCGGCGGCCGCGGCACCGGACGCCGGCGGCCCGGAGTTCGCCGATCGGCTGGACACCCGGCACGAGCTGGCCCGCGAATGGGCCGAGCTGGTGCGGACCGTCCGGACCGAGCACGGGGGCGCCGGGCTGTTCCGGCCGCCGCGGCTCGACGAGCTGGTGCCCGCCGCCGCGGACGGACCCGTCGTCATGATCAACGTGAGCCGCTACCGCTGCGACGCGCTCGCCGTGACCGCGTCGGGCGTGCGCGCGATCCCCCTGCCGGGCCTGGCGTCGGCCACCTTGGCCGAGCGGGCCGCCGGCTTCGTCGGGGCCCTCGGCATCGCCTGCGGAGGCGCGCCGACGGCCGCCGCCCGCGACGCCGCCGAGGAGACCATCTCCGCAACGATCACCTGGCTGCGTGACACGGTCACCCAGCCGGTGCTGGCCGCGTTCGACGCGCCGGTCCCGCGGATCTGGTGGTCGCCGACGTCGTTGCTGTCGTTCCTCCCGCTGCACGCCGCCGTGACCGGCGAGACGGTCTCGTCGTACACCCCGACCGTCGGGGCCCTGCTGCGGGCCCGCGGCCGACGTCAGGCGCCGATCCGGCGAGGACTGGTCGTGGCCCTGCCGAACACCCCGGGCCTGGCGCGGTTGCCGGGCGTCACACGCGAACGCGACCTGCTGACCGAGCTGTTCCCCGAGACCGTGGTCCTGCGCGGCCCGCAGGCGACCCGCGCCGGTGTGCTGCGCGAGCTGCCGGCGCACGAGTGGGTCCACCTGGCCTGCCACGGCCGCAACGACGTCATGCGGCCTTCGAGCAGCAACGTCCGGCTGTGGGACGGCCCGCTGTCGGTCCAGGACCTGGCGGCGCTCGACACCGAGCGCGGCGTGCTGGCCGTGCTGACGGCCTGCGAGACCGCGCAGGGCGGTGCCCTGCTGGCCGACGAGGCACTGCACATCGGCGCGGCGTTCCACCTGGCCGGGTACCCCCACGTGATCGCCACGCTCTGGTCGGCGCACGACGCCGCGTCCGCCGAGCTGACGGAGGCCTTTTACCGCGGTCTCGGCGGTTCCGCGGCGTCCGGGCTCGACGCCACCCGCAGCGCGACAGCCCTGCACGCGGCGGTGCGACAGCTGCGTGACCGCTACCCCGACCGGCCGTCGCGCTGGGCCCCGTACCTCCACGTGGGGCCGTAG
- a CDS encoding polysaccharide deacetylase family protein — protein sequence MNAPLTRRSLFGFALGAAALTACSAPEPAPTPTPGSASRPTGTAATTSSAAPADTAPSGPATEVSRSDSGRPQVALTFHGAGDPRVTREVLDIVHQHGARITVLAVGTWLAAHPDAARMVRDGGHELGNHTWSHPALSGYAADPMYAEIQRCRDKLVELTGSPGGFFRQSQGQHATERELAEAGRAGYSKVLSYDVDSLDWQDPGPAAIRAAVAKAKAGSVVSMHLGHPGTVAALPGILTDLAGRGLTPVTASELLA from the coding sequence GTGAACGCCCCTCTGACCAGACGCAGTCTCTTCGGCTTCGCGCTGGGCGCCGCCGCGCTGACCGCGTGCTCGGCTCCCGAACCCGCGCCCACGCCTACGCCCGGCAGCGCGAGCCGGCCGACCGGCACGGCCGCCACCACCTCCTCCGCCGCTCCCGCCGACACCGCGCCCTCCGGGCCGGCCACCGAGGTGAGCCGGTCGGATTCCGGGCGTCCGCAGGTCGCGCTGACCTTCCACGGTGCCGGGGATCCGCGGGTCACCCGGGAGGTGCTCGACATCGTGCACCAGCACGGCGCGCGGATCACCGTGCTGGCCGTCGGCACCTGGCTCGCCGCCCACCCGGATGCCGCCCGCATGGTCCGCGACGGCGGGCACGAGCTGGGCAACCACACCTGGAGCCACCCCGCCCTGTCCGGGTACGCCGCCGACCCGATGTACGCCGAGATCCAGCGGTGCCGGGACAAGCTCGTCGAGCTCACCGGGTCGCCCGGCGGCTTCTTCCGGCAGTCCCAGGGCCAGCACGCCACCGAGCGCGAACTCGCCGAAGCCGGCCGCGCCGGTTACTCGAAAGTGTTGTCCTACGACGTCGACTCGCTGGACTGGCAGGACCCGGGACCCGCCGCCATCCGGGCGGCCGTGGCCAAGGCCAAGGCGGGCAGCGTCGTGAGCATGCACCTCGGCCACCCCGGCACGGTCGCCGCCCTGCCCGGGATCCTGACCGATCTCGCCGGCCGCGGCCTCACGCCGGTCACCGCGTCGGAACTGCTGGCGTAG